TCGAGGTGGGAGACACGGCCACCGCGACGCCTGCGGGTGAGTACGACGCGGTGTTCGCGAACCACGTGATCCACCGCTTCAGCGCCGAGGAGAACGCGCAGATCTTCCGCAACCTCCGTGCCGCGGCGGTTGCCGGGGCCACCCTCACGGTGCTCGACTTCTTCCTCGACGACGATGCGGAGCAGCGAGGACTCGACGCTCTGCACGCGGGGGAGTACCTGGTCATCGATGGCACGATCGTCTACCCCGAGGCGCAGGTGCGCGGATGGCTCGCCGATGCCGGCTGGCAGGTGCGCGACAAGATCGCCCTCCCCGGCAGCCCGCGGGTGCTGGTCGCGACGGCGGTGTGAAGACGGCCCCGGCGTGCGCGTATCGGCGCCGGGGCGGAAAGGCTGGTCCGAGGGGGATCAGAGGCGGGCGGCATGCGTGAACATGCCGCCCGCCGTTTCGTTCGCGGCCAGTCGAGCGAACCGATCAGTCGCGGAGGTAGACGCTGCGACCGTCGACGATCGTGCGCGCCACCCCGAGGGATGCGAACGCGCGACCCGGTTCTCGGGGATCCTCGTCGAGGACCGTGATGTCGGCGACCTTGCCCACCTCGAGCGATCCCTTCCACGCCATGGCGCCGTCCTGGCGCGCGGCGTCGACCGTCATGGTGCGCAGCAGTGTGCCGCGCAGCTCCACGTCATCCGTTCGTCCGGCGGCGGAGAGCAGCGCGAGGGAGGAGTCGAGGCCGATCCGCCAGTCGGGGGTCGCGATGGGGGCATCGCTCGTGATGGTCGTCAGGGTGCCGGCGTCCAGCATCTCGCGCAGCGGCCAGGCGCGGGCCAGTCGCTCGGGTCCGAGCTGCGCGCCCGCCCAGGCATGCGTGTGGGCCGCGATGAGCGGCTGTACCGCGAACCCGGTGCCGAGCTGCCGCATCCGTGCGATCTGCGCCGGGGTCGCAAGGTCGCCGTGCACCACGTAGTGCGGACCCGCGGTGGGTGGAGCATCGACGAGACCCTCCAGCGCGGCCAGGAACTCGGTGATCGAGCGGTCACCGGTCGCATGCACGGCGATCTGCAGCCCCCGCGCGGCGGCGAGCTCGATCATGCGTCGGAACGCGGTCAGAGGCTCCGCGTCGCCACGGGTGAGGAGTTCCCCGGTCGACCCGTCGGGGTAGGGCTCCTCGACCCAGGCGGTCGCCATCGGAGGGATGCCGTCGGCGAAGATCTTCACCCCGTTCACGGCGAGCCAGCGCGCATCGGCGACGGGTGGAGGCGTGCGGATGCCCCGCTCGAAATCGTCCAGAGTGCTCTCGCCGTCGATCGTGCCGAACAGGCGGAGCAACGTCACGCGAGACGTCTGCGCGCGCTCGCGATGCAGGGCGGTGTAGGTGGCGAGCATGTCGGAGCCGAAGCATCCGGTCTCTCCGTCGTCTTCCCCCGGTCCGATGCCCGGTTCGGTGTAGCTCGTGATGCCGAGCTCGGCGAGCAGGCCCCAGGCGCGGGTCAGGGCGGCGCGGCGTTCGGTCTCGGTCGTGACCAGTCGGCCGGAGGGCTGATCCTCCGGGGGCGTGTCCGAGAAGAACAGGTGGGGCCATCGGGCACCGAGCCAGGCCGCGTGCAGATGGGCGTCGTTGATCCCCGGGATCGCGGTGCGCCCGTCGAGCTCGATCGTGCGGCGGGCCGTGAGCTTCTCGGCGTCGGCGTCCCGCGCGACGATGCGCCCCGCGCGGACGGCGAGAGTGCTCACGGTGGAGTCGCGGTCGTCGAACGTGTGGATCCGCCCGCCGCGGATGATCAGGTCGGCATCGTCGCCGGGGATTGTCTCACTCATTATTCCACCAGTGTAGACGTAAAATGTGGGCGCAGGGGGAGCGCGAGACCGGCCGATTCGTAGCGCCCGCCCCGGCCGCGTACGCTGGGAGGCATCCCCCGAACCCACCCGGCAACTCGCGCGCCGGTGATCTCGGTGCGCGCTCACACATGCAAGGACGCAGATGAACGATTCCGCCGCACCCCACGACGACTGGACGGCGCGAGAAGAGCTGGCGGAGCGGATGATCCCGCTCATCGGCGCACTCAAGCGTGAACACGATGTGGTCACCTCGCTGCACGGACACCGGCTTCTGGGCCTGTCGGCCACCGGTCTCGTCGAAGTGCACGAGCGTGTGACCCAGCTCGGTCACGAGCAGCTGCCGCTCGCGGACACCCTCGCCGTGCTCGAGGCCATCGCCGCGCTCGCGCCGGGCGCCTCGTCGCTCGACGTCGCGCGTCTCGTGGCCGGTCATGCCGAGAGCGGGGAGCCGCTCGACACCTACCTCGCAGATGCGCTCGCCCCCGCGATCGGCGCGGTCGCCGCCGCGCCGACCGACGTCGTGCTCTACGGCTTCGGTCGCATCGGCCGGCTGCTCGCCCGCATCCTGATCGCCCACACGGGCGGCGGCAGCGGACTGCGCCTGCGCGCGATCGTCGTGCGCCGCGGCTCCGAGAACGACCTCGTCAAGCGTGCGTCCCTCCTGCTGCGCGACTCGGTGCACGGTCGCTTCGCCGGCTCGGTCACGGTCGACGAGGAGAACGAGCAGATCATCGCGAACGGCACCCGCATCCAGGTGATCTACTCGGGGGATCCGGCATCCGTCGACTACACCGCGTACGGCATTCAGGATGCGATCGTCGTCGACAACACCGGGCGCTGGCGCGACGAGGAGGGCCTCAGCCGCCACCTCGAGGCGAAGGGCGTCGCCCGCGTGCTGCTCACCGCTCCCGGCAAGGGGGCGCTGAAGAACATCGTGCACGGCATCAACGACGCCACGATCGCACCCGACGATCGGATCATCACCGCCGCGTCGTGCACGACGAACGCCATCACCCCGGTGCTCAAGGCGATCGATGAGGCGTACGGCATCGTGCGCGGCCACGTCGAGACCGTGCACTCGTTCACGAACGATCAGAACCTGATCGACAACTTCCACAGCGGCGACCGCCGCGGACGCTCGGCCGTGCTGAACATGGTCATCGCCGAGACCGGGGCCGCGAAGGCCGTCGCCCGGGCGCTCCCCGAACTCGCAGGCAAGCTCACGGGCTCCGCTATCCGCGTGCCCACGCCGGACGTCTCACTCGCCGTGCTGCATCTGAGTCTGGAGCGACCAGCCGAGAAGGAACAGCTCAACGACTACCTGCGCCGGGTGTCGCTGCACTCCAAGCTGCGCCAGCAGATCGACTACGTCGAGAGCCCGGAGGTCGTCTCCACCGACTTCGTCGGCTCGCACCGGGCGGGCATCGTCGACGGTCTCGCGACCATCGCGAACGACAGCGACGTCGTGCTCTACGTCTGGTACGACAACGAGTACGGCTACTCCTGCCAGGTCATCCGCGTGTTGGAGGTCATGGCCGGGTCCCACCCCGTCGTGCTGCCGGTCCGCCGCGAGGTGACGCTGCAGAGCTGACGGGTGGGCTGCGCGCTCGAAACGGAGAGCGGATGCCATCGGCACGGCGCGTCGTCATGCGCCGCACCGGCGACGGGCGGATCGGTCTCCGTTTCGACGCAATGCGGGAGGCCCCGGGCATGATGGGGGCATGACGCACGCGCCACTGCTGTCCGAGCGGCTCCGGTCGCACCGGCTCTCCGCTCCGGCGCGGTCCGTGGCGGATGCCGCAGAGCACATGCTCGCGGTGCAGAGTCAGGACTTCACGGCTGGTCGGTGGGCTCTCGCCACCCGCACGCGGGGGGAGCCGGGTCTGAGTGTCGTCGACGCGGCTTTCGATCGCGGCGAGATCGTGCGGGCGTGGACCATGCGCGGCACGCTGCACACGGTGCCCGCGCGCGATCTGGGGTGGATGCTGGAGGTCACCGCCGGGCGGCAGCGCCAACAGGCAGCCTCGCGTCACCGCGACCTCGGGATCGACGACGCCATGGTCTCGGCCGCCGTGCGTGCGCTGACACCGGCGCTGCGCGACGGGGGTCTGACCCGCGCCGAGGTGTTCGCGCTGCTCGAGGGCATCGGCATCGACCCCACAGGGCAGCGCGGCCTCCACCTGCTGTTCACCCTCACGATCGACGGGCTGATCTGCCAGGGCCCGGTGGTGCCGCGCGACGGCGTTGCCCGCGAACAGCGCTTCGTGCTGGTCGATGAGCACATCAGTGAGTATGCGCGCCCCGACGACCCGCTCGCCGAACTCTTCGTGCGTTACATCGCAGGTCACGGCCCGGCCGGAGCTGCCGACTTCGCCTGGTGGTCGGG
The sequence above is drawn from the Candidatus Microbacterium colombiense genome and encodes:
- a CDS encoding winged helix DNA-binding domain-containing protein gives rise to the protein MTHAPLLSERLRSHRLSAPARSVADAAEHMLAVQSQDFTAGRWALATRTRGEPGLSVVDAAFDRGEIVRAWTMRGTLHTVPARDLGWMLEVTAGRQRQQAASRHRDLGIDDAMVSAAVRALTPALRDGGLTRAEVFALLEGIGIDPTGQRGLHLLFTLTIDGLICQGPVVPRDGVAREQRFVLVDEHISEYARPDDPLAELFVRYIAGHGPAGAADFAWWSGLTLGLSREAAGRAADRVVEVESGLFVSTDRPRRSSSAPHVHALGAFDEYYISYADRTTVCAPEHLAAIGPGKNGMVRPVVVADGGVIGVWGHSTADGRRSASPVPELFGAGPAETRSAPGSDAGEARTRESIDQALARYAAFIAG
- a CDS encoding amidohydrolase family protein produces the protein MSETIPGDDADLIIRGGRIHTFDDRDSTVSTLAVRAGRIVARDADAEKLTARRTIELDGRTAIPGINDAHLHAAWLGARWPHLFFSDTPPEDQPSGRLVTTETERRAALTRAWGLLAELGITSYTEPGIGPGEDDGETGCFGSDMLATYTALHRERAQTSRVTLLRLFGTIDGESTLDDFERGIRTPPPVADARWLAVNGVKIFADGIPPMATAWVEEPYPDGSTGELLTRGDAEPLTAFRRMIELAAARGLQIAVHATGDRSITEFLAALEGLVDAPPTAGPHYVVHGDLATPAQIARMRQLGTGFAVQPLIAAHTHAWAGAQLGPERLARAWPLREMLDAGTLTTITSDAPIATPDWRIGLDSSLALLSAAGRTDDVELRGTLLRTMTVDAARQDGAMAWKGSLEVGKVADITVLDEDPREPGRAFASLGVARTIVDGRSVYLRD
- a CDS encoding glyceraldehyde-3-phosphate dehydrogenase → MNDSAAPHDDWTAREELAERMIPLIGALKREHDVVTSLHGHRLLGLSATGLVEVHERVTQLGHEQLPLADTLAVLEAIAALAPGASSLDVARLVAGHAESGEPLDTYLADALAPAIGAVAAAPTDVVLYGFGRIGRLLARILIAHTGGGSGLRLRAIVVRRGSENDLVKRASLLLRDSVHGRFAGSVTVDEENEQIIANGTRIQVIYSGDPASVDYTAYGIQDAIVVDNTGRWRDEEGLSRHLEAKGVARVLLTAPGKGALKNIVHGINDATIAPDDRIITAASCTTNAITPVLKAIDEAYGIVRGHVETVHSFTNDQNLIDNFHSGDRRGRSAVLNMVIAETGAAKAVARALPELAGKLTGSAIRVPTPDVSLAVLHLSLERPAEKEQLNDYLRRVSLHSKLRQQIDYVESPEVVSTDFVGSHRAGIVDGLATIANDSDVVLYVWYDNEYGYSCQVIRVLEVMAGSHPVVLPVRREVTLQS